In Pseudomonas hamedanensis, a single window of DNA contains:
- a CDS encoding putative quinol monooxygenase, which translates to MSNEVINTVQVQAAAGRSDELGKQLQKIVDTLRETPGCDSYLVDRCPEDSHRWMVSARWQSEAAMQAHFNRPEAQGFIDLIDSRLANSVDFNSFPIV; encoded by the coding sequence ATGTCCAACGAAGTGATCAACACCGTCCAGGTGCAGGCCGCCGCCGGCCGTTCGGACGAACTGGGCAAGCAACTGCAGAAAATCGTCGACACCCTGCGCGAAACCCCAGGCTGCGACTCTTACCTGGTCGACCGCTGCCCCGAGGATAGCCACCGCTGGATGGTCAGCGCCCGCTGGCAGTCCGAAGCGGCGATGCAAGCGCATTTCAACCGGCCCGAGGCGCAGGGGTTTATCGATTTGATTGATAGCCGGCTGGCCAATAGCGTGGACTTCAACAGTTTCCCGATCGTCTGA
- a CDS encoding cupin domain-containing protein: MKALPLLAAALAFSLSTAALAHDPSEKITVLQEQLLKNAPGKKAMMIEVDYQPGQSSIAHKHEGTAMAYVLEGEVISQVKGEQAITYKKGQFWYEPAGSEHLVSKNASQSKPAKLLVFMVLAPEEQVLIPLEH, from the coding sequence ATGAAAGCCCTGCCCCTGCTCGCCGCCGCCCTCGCCTTTAGCCTTTCGACCGCCGCCCTGGCCCACGACCCCTCCGAAAAAATCACCGTCCTGCAAGAACAACTGCTGAAAAACGCCCCCGGCAAAAAAGCCATGATGATCGAAGTCGACTACCAACCCGGCCAATCCTCGATTGCTCACAAACACGAAGGCACCGCCATGGCCTATGTGCTCGAAGGTGAGGTGATTTCTCAGGTCAAGGGTGAACAGGCGATCACTTACAAAAAGGGTCAGTTCTGGTACGAACCCGCCGGCTCCGAACATTTAGTGTCGAAAAATGCCAGCCAGAGCAAGCCTGCCAAGTTGCTGGTGTTCATGGTATTGGCGCCAGAGGAGCAAGTGTTGATCCCGTTGGAACATTGA